Part of the Candidatus Neomarinimicrobiota bacterium genome is shown below.
CATGGTACTGGCGGAAGGGGAAGACACGGCATTTGTGGACGTAGATCCCACCCTGGTGCAGTCCCTGATGGCGGGACAGAGCATCCAGCTCAAGACCTTGAAGGCTAACGAAAACCTCTCTACAATAGTGGACCTGTTCTCCGGGGCGTACGGGATCAATGTGCCGCTGGGCAAGGGCTTTAAGGTACAGGCCATTTACCACAGCGTGTATCGCACCGGTGATCCGGAGCAGGATCCCCGGGCGGCGGTCTGGCCGGAGCCAGTCTGTTCCAACGTGCTGGAATATCCCCCTGGTCAGTGAAATGTGCGGAACGGCTCCTGGTTACCCTGTCTGAACAGGCTTACATGAGAAGCGCGTGTCTTCCGTCGCTGTAATCCGTCATGGATATCAACGTTATCCCTTTTAATGAGAGAGCGACTCCTACCAAGAATCCCATAGACCTGAACATATCGGCTGTGGAGATCGTGGAGCTGCTGCTCCACCAGGCTGTTACCAGCCGGGCCAGTGACATTCATCTGGAGTCCCGGGAAGGGGCGCTTTCAGTCCGATACCGCATCGACGGCCTGCTATCCCGGGGGCCTGACATCACCCGGCAGCAGTCGGCGGTGCTCAGCCGGTTGAAGATCCTGGCCAACATGGACATTGCCGAGAAGCGCCGTCCCCAGGACGGGAAGTTCAGCTTCAGCGGGTCCAATGGCGAGCTGGACGTGCGGGTCTCCACCCTGCCCGGCATTCATGGAGAAAAAATCGTCCTGCGGTTGCTGAACCGCTCCGATCAGAACCTGTCTGCTGACCACTAACAACCCGAAACTTGTCCCTGAGGGACCCCTTTGGGGTAACTTGAAACTTCTTTTTTTCGCGCATCTCGCGCACCAAGCGCACCAGGCGAACGACAAACCGCTGCCAATGGCTTATATTCAGCCGCTATGATAATGCTAACCCATATCATGCCGCGGGTGCTCTTACCGCTGCAATACCTCACAGTGGCCGTAGCAATCCGTCATCGCGA
Proteins encoded:
- a CDS encoding ATPase, T2SS/T4P/T4SS family gives rise to the protein MDINVIPFNERATPTKNPIDLNISAVEIVELLLHQAVTSRASDIHLESREGALSVRYRIDGLLSRGPDITRQQSAVLSRLKILANMDIAEKRRPQDGKFSFSGSNGELDVRVSTLPGIHGEKIVLRLLNRSDQNLSADH